The sequence TCCGTAGCTGTTTACTTAAATATCTTCCGTAATTTTTATTTTCTGAATCTTCTCTTCAAAACCAAAGACAGATGCATCTATTTTATTTACCGTTATATCAATCTGTTCCATGGCCGAAAATCTATATTCTTTTGGCAGTCTGTTGGCAAAGCGCTTCACTTTTAAGAGAGCCTGTAAATAGTTGCGTTCGCTTCGACGTAATAAATCTGCCGCCAACATGGCATGAGGATTTTCAAAATCAGCAAAGAGTTGAGCTATCTCAATGTTTTGCACAACATCCATCTCATCGCTCCAGATATCAGCCGCTATTTGACGAACTCTTCTTCGCAGTTTCTTATCCCTTATCTGTTTTAAAGTGTCGTTTACCTGTTCAAGAACTTTCTCCACTTGCTTAACCGCACTTTTGTAGCGAAGCAACGGCATTGAACATTCAGAAATCATCTTCGCTTCAACTTCTACTGTTACTTCTTTTTTCAAAAGCCTGCCAACTGAAGGCAGTAAAGTTATTTTGGCTTCTTCGCAGGGTTTCTCTATCGTCTCTAAATATAAAGACTCAGTATCATAGTCATAATTCTCTGCTCTGCTGCGAGGGATAAAGGAGACATATCCCGGGTTGAAGTACCCCTTTCTACCGGCTCGACCGGCCATCTGCATAAATTCATTTTTTGTTAAGGGACCATCTATAAATTTGGCCATCTGACCAAAGACGACTGTTTCTGCCGGCAGGTTAACCCCAAGAGAGAGAGCATCTGAACCGACTACTACATCCAATATTCTCTCTCGGAAAGCCATTTCGACGAGCAACTTTTCTTTTGGCAACAAGGATCCAAAATAAAGTCCGACTCCTCGCAACATCGTTTCATGGATGCGAGCGACTTCTAAAATATCGGCTATTTCACGAAGACGCAGCAAATTGGCCCTACTAATCTTTTGTCTTGTTGCGGCAATCTGAGATGCTATCCACTCCCCGCCTTTTTTTGAAAAGACGAAAACGAGAGCGTCATGTATCTGACCGAATCGCAATCCTTTTTTTCTGAAGACAAGTTCAGTCGCGCGAGAGTCTGTCTTGTAGAGGACAAACTCTCTCATACCCATTTTTTCCAAATATTTTTTCACAACTTCTGGATTGCCGAAAGTGGCGGACATGACCAAAACATCGCTATGAAAAGAAGTGGAACGTAAGCCGTCAATATATGCTCTCGCTCGCTCTGAGTCGTTGAAAATAAAATGGAATTCATCAATTATTACTTTTTGATTTGGAACCGAAGCATATTTTAGAGTATATATTTCCTGAGTACAACACAACACCATGGCATTTGCGTTCTTTTTAAAATCGCCGGTCTCTATCCCGACATCAAAACCCATGGATTTTAGATCTAAATACCTTTCATTGGAAAGAGCTTTAATCGGTGCAGTAAAAATAACGCGTCTTGACGGCATAATCGGTTCGGTATTTACATCCATTAATCCCGCCCAAAGATATGCAACCCACGTCTTGCCACTCCCTGTAGGTGCAGAGAGGATAGCACTTTCCCCCTCAATTGCCTTTATAGCTTCGCTCTGCCACTTGTATAACATCTACTTCTCCAAGTTCGGCTTGAGCATTAAGAAGTTTTTCCCAGAATTTTTCGGATAATTATCCTCTTGCATCTTTTCGCCCACTTTTCTGTTTCTTTATACTTCAAAATCAAGCTTCTAAATAAATATTCAATGATTAGAAGCAATTTAACCTTTAAATTATATCCCATTGAGAGCCAAATTCAGCTCTTTCAGCTGCAACATACATAATAAGAAGAGCGTGAGAATCAATAAATAGACTCCCACGCCTCATCTTTGCAGCTTTTTTTGATTTATTGTTTGTGCTACATCTCTCTCGGTTTTAGCAATGCTCTCATATCAATTTCGGTCCAATCTTGAGCGCCCGGTATTTTGAACCAAATTTTAAATTTTTCCGGAACTGCCACTATCTGATAGACCGTCATATCTGTTGTTGCACCTAAATCCTCTATACGAGTATCAAGAATTTTTCTCATATTGTCTGAATTTAAAGTGCCCTTGAGATGTTTTGCCAAAGACAGAAGGTTTTGACGTCTTGATCTTGTCTTCCAATAAGTTTTATCATCAGGGCGAGGAAGTCCCCATGAAGGCTCTGTAAAGTGATTTGTTAGGACAGTGAGCCCTTCTCTTGAATGAGACTCACGACGTTTAACTTCAAAAACAGGCCATTCATAGCAGCGGGCTATCTGCTCGTCTGCAACTCCGACTATATATGCAAAGTTGGACTTTGTTGTTTGGAAGAAACTCTCTATTTCAGCCAGCGAAGAGCCGTCCAGCATAAACTCAAAAAGTTTTGCCACGGAAGGAACTCGGCTGTCATACCAGAGAGCCCCTCCTGAGGGCATTCCATTATTTAGTTCCATGAAAATGCCGCTCTCATTCATGCCGTTAACGAGATAAACTTCACCGGCATACCCCATTGTGGCAACAGCCAAAGAACCGTCTGCTGGGTGATAAACAGCAATGACCAAGTTATCCTTAAACTCCTTAAACCAAGGTAAATAGTCATAATTTCTTCCATATACAAGCGAATCTGAAATATAGTCGCCCCAGGCAGCAATACCTGTACATAAAGGACTGTTCAAAGCTGATGAAGCAAGGATTTCTATGGCGTTGACAAGAAGCACCTGCTCCATGTCCAACCCGGAAGTCTCCGATATACCACGTAAAACTTCTTTGAGACGAAAGGGAAAGTTGGCAAAAAACTTCTCAGATCTATCTATAAGCTTCTCAATTGGCTCTTCTTGCTCTTCTACAAGATGACCAATTATGCCTCTATTGTATAAGTCTGCCAGCTCTTCTGACATAAGAAAACCGTATTGCCGACCCATTTCTCTCCAAGTGCCGTGTAGATTAATAATACTGATAACACCCTGTTTTACTTTGGTTCCTTTGTCGAAGGATAACATGCTTCGACCTCCCTTCATCTACTTGCGTCTTCTATTATACACAAGTAAAAATATTATCACCAAGATTTATCCCCTTTTCTCATATTTTTAAAAACTTTCTAAATATAAAAATTGCTAAATAACAATTTTACATTTCTATGACAAGCAAATTATTTTAAATAGAATATTCAGTAGAATCAGCTGTAAATTGCAATTTGACCTTATATAAAAAACCATCATAATATACAATGCTAACAATTTATGTCTCAAATTTCTAACACTGGAGGAGTCTTCTTGAGAAAAACAACTGTTTTAGTTTTTATTGCCCTTCTTCTTATTTTTACCAAAGAGGCTCAATCCGCAACAAGTGAAACACGCAATTACGATGTTGTTGTGGTGGGAGCCGGAACCGGCGGATGTTCTGCCGCAATTCAGGCGGCAAGATTGGGACTCTCAGTTGCCCTGATGGAAGAATCAAATTACGTCGGAGGGCAGATGACAGGTGCTGCAGTTAGCACAATGGACGACAAAACGAAAACTCGCACCGGAATATATCTGGAATTTATAACCAAGATCAAAGAGTATTACGATGCTCAAAATACAAAGATAAATGTCTGCTATTGGGGCAGCGATACCATTTCTTTTGACCCTTGGGTAGGACAAATGATACTAAAAAAGATGATTGCAGAAGCGGGAAAAGTAGACCTTTTCTTAGAAACAACTGCTGTTTCAGCGGAATTGGCGGAAAACAGAGTCAGCTCAGCGCTCTTTTCTGTTAAGGGTGAAAAGATGAAATTTAAAGCCAAAATATTCATTGATGCCACTGAGTGCGGAGATTTTATCCCCCTAACCAAAGCTCGTTACCGCTCCGGCAACTCCATATCACCTCTGATAAGCAATACAAATATTATCCAAAATATAACCTATCCGGCTGTTGTAAAACGCTACAAGGACGGACTTCCGAAAGAGCTGATAGTGCAAGGCAAACCGCCACGATATGACGAATATCTGCCTCACTTCAGAAAAGTTATAACAAAAGATGGAGATAGCTGGCCGGGTGAATATCCCTTTAATATCAGCACCCACAATGCATATAGGGCTATTCCCGACGTTACAAATAAGAAATATATAGATGGCGGAGTTCCGGAAACTTGGTCAAATATAACCAAAACCGCAATCAACTGGGCAAACGACTATCCGGGAGATGACAGTGGCCTTCCCGGTATGTCAGTGGAATTTCTTGAAAGCCCAAACTACCGCTTGCAGTCATCTAGACAGGCAATGGCAAAGACCTTGGCCTTCTTATACTACATGCAGACAGAGCTGGGCATGACGGACTGGTCCGTGGACACTGAGCAAGGCTATGGAGAGTGGTTCAGCAATGACTGGAAAGAGTGGAGCGACATGCCGGAAAAATACACTCCGATACTCTCTCACTTTCCACCCTTTCCATATGTTCGTGAAAGCAGGCGCATCGTAGGAGTCAAGACTATGACTGTCTATGATGTCAAGAGAGACAATAAGCTTGGCAGAACGTTAAAAAGTATTCCAGACAGCATTGCATTGGGAGAGTATCCAGTAGACATTCACGGTCAAAATAAAAACTCTTATTTGGAAAGCGATTTGGGAGAGACCGCGGACAAAATACCAAATGATTGGAAAGATAACGACGGAGGTCTATTTCAAATACCCATGGCGGTGCTCATACCGGAAAAAATAGATGGACTCTTGGCTGCAGAGAAAAATATCTCCGTGTCTCGAGTTGTGAACGGAGCAACCAGATTGCAACCGGTCACAATGCTAACAGGACAAGCTGCAGGAGCTCTCGCTGCCGTCGCCATCAAGAACAGAGTACAGCCCCGCGACTTGCGACCTTTTGACGTACAGTACGAGCTATTAAAAGAAAAAAGTCAGCTTTCACTCTTCAACTTCAAAGACGTTCCAACATACTCTTCGCACTGGGCCGGAGTTGAAGCCGCCGTGCTATACGAATATATGACGCCACAATCAGAACGAATTTTCGGCTCATACGAAAAAACAACTTGGGATGAAATAAAAGATGTCATAAAAAAAGCCATGAATATTGCAGAACTCCCTGAAACAAATGCTGAATATAACGTGAGTGTAGATACATTTGCAGAGTGGCTAAGAGCCGTATTTAAGGAAGACTTAAAGAAGTATGAGAGCGTTTTGGAAAACTTAGTGGGAGAAAAACCTATGACCAGAGGCAAACTTGCCTCTGCTATAATGGAGATAAAAAGAGTAACACCTCGTTTTAAAGACCTTAAAGAAAAGACAATGTAAATAGTAACAAGGGAGTCGACTTAAATGACATACTTTACTGCTAAACAAATATATGAAAGATTGCATCCGGATCTAAAGGAAGAGTTTCTAAAGCTGCCTTCTTTGAGTTTGGATGGCAACGACTTACAGAAGATGCGAACCGAAATAGATGAACTTATTAAAACTACCGGCTTGCCGCACGACTCAAAAGTAAAAGTCTACGACCAATTCATTCAAAATAGCGACGGTACAAAATTACGCTTGCGCATATACGACCCCATTGTGAGAACTCGAAATGCTCCGGGGATACTTTGGATACATGGCGGAGGCTTCATAATGGGAACTCCCGAAGAAAGCGAAGAGAGATATCTCCGCTTTGCACTTGAACTTGCAGCCGTGGTAATAGCAGTTGACTATCGCTTGGCACCGGAACATCCATATCCGGCTGCTATTCAAGACTGTTACAGTGCACTCAATTGGCTCTTTGAGAACGCACCGACATTGGGAGTCAACAGAGATAAATTCGCAGTAGTTGGTGCCAGTGCCGGAGCCGGACTTGCCGCCTCTCTATCTATCATGACTAGAGATAAAAAAGGTCCAAAAATTGCATTCCAGATGCTCTTATATCCTATGTTGGACGACAGGGGAATAACGGAATCCTCCAACATGACTTTAGATGACAGGCTTTGGACAAAAAAATTAGACAAAATCGCTTGGAACCATTACATAGGACATGTAAAGGAAGAGGACAGAAATTCATACATGGCTCCGGCCAGAGAAAAGAACTTATCCGCTCTGCCTCCGACATACTCATTTATAGGAGAGTTGGACATATTCCTTGATGACACAATAATTTTCGTACAGAGACTCCTTCAAGCCGGAGTGCCGACCGAGTTTCACATCTACCCCGGCTGCATTCATGCATTTGAATCATTCATGCCGAATGCCCCTATAAGTGTAAAAGCGACAATTGATATGTTGGGGGCTTTGAGAAAAGCACTTTCATAATTTCATAAAAATGAAAACAAAATAGAACCCCGAAATGGGGTTCTATTTTTTATGAAACCAAGTTTTATGATTCTTGAGGCTGTAATTCCAATTGAACCATTCTTAAATTGAGAGATTCTCTTTCGACAGTCTTACCCGGAGTTGTCAAATAATTCCCGACTAGCATCGCATTGATTCCGGATGAGTATCCCTTATATTCATCCGCTCCCAACGCCCTTTCTCTACCGCCCGCAAAACGCAATGTTTTATCGGGCAATATCAATCGAAATACGGCTATGGTACGCATGATTTCATCCGTGCTAAGCGGTTTTTGATGTTCTAATCTAGTGCCAACTATAGGGTTGAGTATATTGATCGGAATACAATCTACGTCAAGCTCTTTAAGGCCAAAGGCCATTTCTACTCTCTGTTCTGGTGTTTCGCCCATAGAAATAATCCCACCGCAACAAACTTCTAAACCCAATTCACGCGCAATATTAATTGTATTTATCTTATCGTCGTAGCTATGAGTCGAGCAGATTTGAGAGAAATAGCTGCGGCTTGTTTCAATATTGTGGTGATAGCGAGAAATGCCAGCATCTTTTAACTTAGTTGCTCTTTCCAATGTCAAACTG is a genomic window of Synergistaceae bacterium containing:
- a CDS encoding alpha/beta hydrolase; the encoded protein is MTYFTAKQIYERLHPDLKEEFLKLPSLSLDGNDLQKMRTEIDELIKTTGLPHDSKVKVYDQFIQNSDGTKLRLRIYDPIVRTRNAPGILWIHGGGFIMGTPEESEERYLRFALELAAVVIAVDYRLAPEHPYPAAIQDCYSALNWLFENAPTLGVNRDKFAVVGASAGAGLAASLSIMTRDKKGPKIAFQMLLYPMLDDRGITESSNMTLDDRLWTKKLDKIAWNHYIGHVKEEDRNSYMAPAREKNLSALPPTYSFIGELDIFLDDTIIFVQRLLQAGVPTEFHIYPGCIHAFESFMPNAPISVKATIDMLGALRKALS
- the bioB gene encoding biotin synthase BioB gives rise to the protein MARQILEKALQGEGITPDEANMLINPALVNLSELVDVANTLTRRRFGNKINMCAIYAAKVGLCSGDCAFCAQSARHKSNVMPVEVSSLDENEIIENAKELWRSGVSRFSLVTSGEFLTDAEFDRILHIFKRLHKETKIGLCASLGSLTLERATKLKDAGISRYHHNIETSRSYFSQICSTHSYDDKINTINIARELGLEVCCGGIISMGETPEQRVEMAFGLKELDVDCIPINILNPIVGTRLEHQKPLSTDEIMRTIAVFRLILPDKTLRFAGGRERALGADEYKGYSSGINAMLVGNYLTTPGKTVERESLNLRMVQLELQPQES
- a CDS encoding DEAD/DEAH box helicase, with the translated sequence MLYKWQSEAIKAIEGESAILSAPTGSGKTWVAYLWAGLMDVNTEPIMPSRRVIFTAPIKALSNERYLDLKSMGFDVGIETGDFKKNANAMVLCCTQEIYTLKYASVPNQKVIIDEFHFIFNDSERARAYIDGLRSTSFHSDVLVMSATFGNPEVVKKYLEKMGMREFVLYKTDSRATELVFRKKGLRFGQIHDALVFVFSKKGGEWIASQIAATRQKISRANLLRLREIADILEVARIHETMLRGVGLYFGSLLPKEKLLVEMAFRERILDVVVGSDALSLGVNLPAETVVFGQMAKFIDGPLTKNEFMQMAGRAGRKGYFNPGYVSFIPRSRAENYDYDTESLYLETIEKPCEEAKITLLPSVGRLLKKEVTVEVEAKMISECSMPLLRYKSAVKQVEKVLEQVNDTLKQIRDKKLRRRVRQIAADIWSDEMDVVQNIEIAQLFADFENPHAMLAADLLRRSERNYLQALLKVKRFANRLPKEYRFSAMEQIDITVNKIDASVFGFEEKIQKIKITEDI
- a CDS encoding FAD-dependent oxidoreductase — encoded protein: MSQISNTGGVFLRKTTVLVFIALLLIFTKEAQSATSETRNYDVVVVGAGTGGCSAAIQAARLGLSVALMEESNYVGGQMTGAAVSTMDDKTKTRTGIYLEFITKIKEYYDAQNTKINVCYWGSDTISFDPWVGQMILKKMIAEAGKVDLFLETTAVSAELAENRVSSALFSVKGEKMKFKAKIFIDATECGDFIPLTKARYRSGNSISPLISNTNIIQNITYPAVVKRYKDGLPKELIVQGKPPRYDEYLPHFRKVITKDGDSWPGEYPFNISTHNAYRAIPDVTNKKYIDGGVPETWSNITKTAINWANDYPGDDSGLPGMSVEFLESPNYRLQSSRQAMAKTLAFLYYMQTELGMTDWSVDTEQGYGEWFSNDWKEWSDMPEKYTPILSHFPPFPYVRESRRIVGVKTMTVYDVKRDNKLGRTLKSIPDSIALGEYPVDIHGQNKNSYLESDLGETADKIPNDWKDNDGGLFQIPMAVLIPEKIDGLLAAEKNISVSRVVNGATRLQPVTMLTGQAAGALAAVAIKNRVQPRDLRPFDVQYELLKEKSQLSLFNFKDVPTYSSHWAGVEAAVLYEYMTPQSERIFGSYEKTTWDEIKDVIKKAMNIAELPETNAEYNVSVDTFAEWLRAVFKEDLKKYESVLENLVGEKPMTRGKLASAIMEIKRVTPRFKDLKEKTM